A window of the Planctomycetota bacterium genome harbors these coding sequences:
- a CDS encoding HEAT repeat domain-containing protein, whose product MRMHISLALVCLVLVLGGCSAPPEKPVASETPPEAILTTPFILSDAKRAKYAADLFILLGSESSEERKKAQEGLKQLTMPVHLAHLMSDLTNSDKRIADAARDALVREGKTIKALERFEIPSLSEWNKARQALVQLGPEALIAMVQLLTYKFLATDMVIHTWAREQISSSGKAVLKPALMVLKSIKNADIIRQLTLSIAEMGGIAEGAVMDIINSPDSSLTVSLTMIDSLGESGMDYWIDKLGEMMLKDARWQVRAEAALSLGKFVDDRSYDYVIKGLNDPDDFVKQNSIKALGLIRDLACLPTLISLLDRTDKPELIDAALVSLNQITGKRLGGRPEVWKRWWAENKDKYLE is encoded by the coding sequence ATGAGGATGCATATTTCTTTGGCGTTAGTTTGTTTGGTGCTGGTTTTGGGCGGATGTTCGGCTCCGCCTGAAAAACCGGTTGCCTCGGAAACGCCGCCTGAAGCGATTCTCACCACGCCGTTTATCCTTTCCGATGCAAAACGGGCGAAATATGCCGCTGATTTATTCATATTGCTCGGCAGCGAATCTTCGGAAGAAAGGAAAAAGGCCCAGGAAGGATTGAAACAGCTGACCATGCCTGTGCACCTGGCCCATTTAATGTCTGATTTAACGAATTCCGATAAGCGTATTGCCGATGCGGCGCGTGATGCTTTGGTCAGGGAAGGGAAAACAATCAAGGCACTTGAGCGGTTTGAAATACCCTCGCTTTCCGAATGGAACAAGGCGCGCCAGGCGCTGGTCCAGCTGGGACCCGAAGCCCTGATCGCCATGGTCCAGCTTTTGACATATAAATTTTTAGCCACGGATATGGTTATACATACGTGGGCAAGAGAGCAAATCAGCTCATCGGGAAAAGCTGTTTTAAAGCCGGCTCTGATGGTCCTTAAATCAATCAAGAATGCGGATATTATCCGCCAACTTACTTTATCAATTGCGGAAATGGGCGGTATTGCCGAAGGCGCGGTGATGGATATAATAAATTCCCCCGACTCTTCGCTGACCGTTTCACTGACGATGATAGATTCCCTGGGTGAATCAGGCATGGATTACTGGATTGATAAGCTTGGGGAAATGATGCTGAAAGATGCGCGCTGGCAGGTCAGGGCAGAAGCCGCCCTGTCGCTCGGTAAATTCGTGGATGACAGATCTTATGATTATGTCATAAAAGGATTGAACGACCCGGATGATTTCGTCAAGCAGAACAGCATCAAGGCGCTGGGGCTTATCAGGGACCTGGCTTGCTTGCCCACGCTTATAAGCCTTCTTGACCGCACCGATAAGCCGGAACTTATCGACGCGGCGCTTGTTTCTCTTAACCAGATTACCGGCAAGCGCCTGGGTGGCCGGCCGGAAGTGTGGAAAAGATGGTGGGCGGAAAACAAGGATAAATATCTGGAATAA
- a CDS encoding cyclodeaminase/cyclohydrolase family protein: MPLQKYLDLLGSSNAVPGGGNASAFAGAMASALGKMVCDIIIKKSPAEQAKLLKKASGFFRKKSRELLSLSEKDCLAYESVMNAYKNPKEMEKEKTLRSKKIQSALIGAMDVPLKGMRAVLENLECLKGIGDCLKFNLNVKSDFGVAILLSQSAFNGCLMNVNANFVSIKDKAVIAKTEKEVKELINRQNTLLNELKDYL, translated from the coding sequence ATGCCGTTACAGAAATACCTGGATTTATTGGGCTCGTCAAATGCCGTGCCGGGCGGGGGTAATGCTTCCGCATTTGCCGGGGCGATGGCTTCGGCATTGGGTAAAATGGTTTGCGATATCATTATCAAAAAATCCCCTGCAGAGCAGGCAAAGCTTCTTAAAAAAGCCAGCGGGTTTTTCCGTAAGAAAAGCCGGGAGCTTTTAAGTCTTTCGGAAAAAGACTGCCTAGCTTATGAAAGCGTGATGAATGCTTATAAAAACCCTAAGGAAATGGAAAAAGAGAAAACATTGCGCAGTAAAAAAATACAATCTGCACTAATTGGTGCAATGGATGTTCCTTTAAAAGGGATGCGGGCCGTCCTTGAAAACCTTGAATGCCTTAAAGGAATAGGGGATTGCCTTAAGTTTAACCTGAATGTAAAAAGCGATTTCGGCGTAGCGATATTATTGAGCCAGTCCGCATTCAACGGCTGCCTGATGAACGTAAATGCCAATTTCGTTTCTATCAAGGATAAGGCCGTAATCGCAAAAACGGAAAAAGAAGTAAAAGAATTAATCAACCGGCAGAATACGCTTCTTAACGAGTTAAAAGATTATTTATGA
- the scpB gene encoding SMC-Scp complex subunit ScpB, whose translation MELFEVKKIVEALLFATEESLPANKIKNVIGDVALPAVKEAISELNKEYEAQNRAFFIQEIAGGFQMRTKPDYREWLAKLNIQREETKLSNAAMEVLSIIAYKQPVIRAEIESIRGVDSSAIVRALMEKGLVKMAGRSEELGHPILYGTAPKFLELLGLNSLQDLPKPVELK comes from the coding sequence ATGGAACTTTTTGAAGTCAAGAAAATCGTAGAAGCCTTGCTCTTTGCCACTGAAGAATCCCTGCCCGCCAACAAGATTAAAAATGTCATCGGCGATGTAGCGCTTCCCGCGGTTAAGGAGGCGATAAGCGAACTTAATAAGGAATACGAGGCGCAGAACAGGGCGTTTTTTATCCAGGAAATTGCCGGCGGATTCCAGATGCGCACCAAGCCGGATTACCGAGAGTGGCTTGCCAAACTTAATATCCAGCGCGAGGAAACCAAGCTTTCCAATGCCGCCATGGAGGTTTTATCCATCATCGCCTATAAACAGCCGGTTATCCGGGCTGAGATAGAATCTATTCGCGGTGTGGATTCCAGCGCCATTGTCAGGGCGCTTATGGAAAAAGGGCTGGTTAAAATGGCCGGCCGTTCCGAGGAATTGGGCCATCCGATTCTTTACGGCACCGCCCCCAAGTTTCTGGAATTGCTCGGTCTTAATTCCCTTCAGGATCTGCCTAAACCGGTCGAATTAAAATGA
- a CDS encoding RNA-binding protein, with translation MQGNKLYVGNLSYEVTNEELKGLFTAHGTVNSVNIIQGKGFGFVEMGSPAEAEAAKAALDGQEFKGRQMRIDEARPPREGGGGPRKDFGKRY, from the coding sequence ATGCAAGGGAATAAATTATATGTAGGAAACCTCAGCTACGAGGTGACTAACGAAGAACTAAAGGGCCTTTTTACGGCGCATGGAACAGTCAACAGCGTCAATATCATACAGGGCAAGGGATTCGGTTTTGTTGAGATGGGTTCTCCGGCAGAAGCCGAAGCCGCGAAAGCCGCTCTTGACGGGCAGGAATTCAAAGGACGCCAGATGAGAATTGATGAAGCCCGCCCGCCCAGAGAAGGCGGCGGCGGTCCGAGAAAAGATTTCGGAAAAAGATATTAA
- a CDS encoding nucleoside monophosphate kinase yields the protein MAAHPKKQNAILLIGPTGSGKTPLGNFMEKKSWQGRRCRHFDFGENLRRIAVGRSSSMFNRKETAFIRDILSSGALLKDKDFLVAAKTLKYFIKKKRVKPDDFIILNGLPRHTGQAKVMAKTVDIKMLISLVSSPETILKRIKTNAGGDRKGRTDDNIESVAKKLELFRKHTVSLIEYYRKLGVKIASVTVSARTKPKNILNTLEQEQNRL from the coding sequence ATGGCTGCCCATCCAAAGAAACAAAATGCCATCCTGCTCATCGGACCAACCGGTTCCGGCAAAACACCGCTAGGGAATTTCATGGAAAAGAAAAGCTGGCAAGGCCGGCGATGCCGCCACTTCGATTTCGGAGAAAACCTGCGCCGTATCGCCGTCGGCAGATCATCTTCCATGTTCAACAGGAAAGAAACTGCTTTTATCCGCGATATACTCTCTTCGGGCGCGCTTTTAAAGGATAAAGATTTTCTCGTTGCCGCCAAGACATTGAAATATTTCATAAAAAAGAAACGCGTCAAACCGGATGATTTCATTATCCTGAACGGGCTGCCCCGCCATACCGGGCAAGCAAAAGTAATGGCAAAAACGGTTGATATCAAAATGCTGATTAGCCTTGTTTCATCGCCGGAAACTATCCTTAAAAGAATAAAAACCAATGCCGGCGGAGACAGGAAAGGGAGAACGGATGATAATATAGAATCTGTAGCTAAAAAACTGGAGCTATTCAGGAAGCACACAGTCTCATTAATTGAATATTACCGTAAACTGGGCGTAAAAATCGCTTCGGTTACCGTATCCGCACGCACCAAACCTAAAAACATACTGAACACCCTGGAACAGGAACAAAACCGGCTATAA
- a CDS encoding TIGR03960 family B12-binding radical SAM protein — protein MSSVWKQIEPLLLNAQHPSQYIGGEVNSIVKDHSSVRLKLLLAFPDTYKIGMSHLGIQILYGIINKNPDMAAERVFTPWKDMEKVLKGNNIPLYSLETHTPIKEFDIIGFSLQHELCYTNTLNMLHLGGIPLKSAERRIEDPLVIAGGPAVFNPEPMSDFIDIFVIGDGEDILPKLCDEFLLLKKVHLKNRYEMIKMLVKRVPALYAPCLYDVIYNADGTVASIKPKDNDIPPTIKKAVLEDLDNAFYPTNPVIPFAEAVHDRINLEIMRGCPHSCRFCISNTIKSPVRYRSVETLVNLAEETYKSTGYDEISLLSLSSGDYPWLPELLTRLNARFRARKVSISLPSLHIDEQLRNLPAIMSAVRKEGFTMAPEAGSTRLRRTIDKPIGDEDLFEAIKSAYKNGWNLIKLYFMIGLPGETEEDIKMLSEMINKSSLMGKEATGWAGNINVTISPFTPKPHTAFQWVAMDSIEAIQAKQQLIKTLVRSNKIKLKFHDGSRNVLEGAMARGDRKLGKVILDVWKSGCRFDSWDEAFNFALWEEAFNKNGFSMDDYARRPRKPDEILPWSVIESGISPQRFLKEYEDALGAAVISN, from the coding sequence ATGTCATCCGTCTGGAAACAAATTGAACCGTTATTGCTGAACGCACAGCATCCTTCGCAATATATCGGCGGTGAGGTTAATTCCATTGTGAAGGATCATTCTTCTGTCAGGCTGAAATTATTGCTTGCTTTTCCTGATACATATAAAATAGGCATGTCGCACCTGGGTATCCAGATTCTTTACGGGATAATCAACAAGAATCCCGATATGGCTGCCGAGCGTGTTTTTACCCCGTGGAAGGATATGGAAAAGGTGTTGAAGGGGAATAATATCCCGCTTTATTCGCTGGAGACTCATACGCCGATCAAGGAATTTGACATCATCGGGTTTTCCCTGCAGCATGAATTGTGTTATACCAACACGCTCAATATGCTTCATCTGGGCGGAATTCCCTTGAAAAGCGCCGAGCGCCGTATTGAAGACCCGCTTGTCATCGCCGGCGGCCCGGCGGTATTTAATCCCGAACCCATGTCTGATTTTATAGATATATTCGTAATAGGGGATGGAGAGGATATCCTGCCAAAATTATGCGATGAATTTTTATTGCTGAAAAAGGTACACCTGAAAAACCGGTATGAAATGATAAAGATGCTCGTAAAAAGGGTGCCGGCATTATACGCACCATGCCTTTATGATGTTATATATAATGCGGACGGGACAGTTGCTTCAATAAAACCAAAAGATAATGATATTCCGCCGACCATCAAGAAGGCGGTGCTGGAAGATTTGGACAATGCCTTTTACCCGACCAACCCGGTTATTCCCTTTGCCGAAGCCGTGCATGACAGAATCAACCTGGAAATAATGAGGGGTTGCCCGCACAGCTGCAGGTTTTGCATATCGAATACGATAAAATCTCCCGTGCGTTATCGTTCGGTTGAGACGCTGGTAAACCTGGCGGAGGAGACATACAAAAGCACGGGTTATGATGAAATCTCTCTTCTTTCCTTATCAAGCGGTGATTATCCCTGGCTACCCGAGCTTTTGACCCGCCTGAACGCCCGTTTCAGGGCACGGAAGGTAAGCATTTCTTTGCCTTCCTTACATATAGATGAACAATTAAGGAATCTGCCTGCAATAATGTCCGCGGTGCGCAAGGAAGGTTTTACCATGGCGCCGGAAGCCGGTTCTACACGTTTGCGCCGGACTATCGATAAGCCGATAGGGGATGAAGATTTATTTGAAGCCATCAAGTCGGCATATAAAAACGGCTGGAATCTGATAAAGCTGTATTTTATGATTGGGTTACCAGGCGAAACAGAGGAAGATATCAAGATGCTATCTGAAATGATTAATAAATCATCCCTGATGGGAAAAGAAGCCACTGGCTGGGCAGGCAATATAAATGTAACAATATCGCCTTTTACTCCCAAGCCGCATACGGCTTTTCAGTGGGTGGCGATGGATTCGATAGAGGCAATACAAGCCAAACAGCAATTGATAAAAACCCTCGTCCGTTCCAATAAGATAAAATTAAAATTCCACGACGGGTCGCGCAACGTTTTAGAAGGCGCCATGGCGCGCGGAGACAGGAAACTGGGAAAAGTCATCCTGGATGTATGGAAGTCAGGATGCCGGTTTGATTCCTGGGATGAAGCTTTTAACTTTGCCTTGTGGGAGGAGGCGTTTAATAAAAACGGTTTTTCGATGGATGATTATGCCCGCCGCCCTAGGAAGCCCGATGAAATACTGCCGTGGTCGGTGATTGAAAGCGGAATCTCTCCGCAAAGGTTTTTGAAAGAGTACGAAGACGCTTTAGGGGCAGCTGTTATAAGCAACTAG
- a CDS encoding NAD(P)H-dependent oxidoreductase: protein MQILVMYYSRSGNTKKLSEEIARGVKEVDGVSCLVKSVSEVTKEDFLESDGIIAGSPVYFGTMAAEMKAVFDKFVSVRRKMENKIGAAFATAGDSTGGKETTLMSIFQAMLIYGMIIAGDPLDATGHYGVACTGAPDTRTSENAAKLGKRVALLVKKIKS from the coding sequence ATGCAAATCCTGGTAATGTATTATTCAAGGAGCGGCAACACTAAAAAACTGTCTGAGGAAATCGCGCGCGGCGTAAAAGAAGTCGACGGCGTTTCCTGCCTGGTTAAATCCGTTTCGGAAGTGACCAAGGAAGATTTTCTGGAGTCGGATGGAATCATTGCCGGCTCTCCGGTATATTTCGGGACGATGGCTGCCGAGATGAAAGCGGTGTTCGATAAATTCGTCTCCGTAAGGAGAAAGATGGAGAATAAAATCGGCGCGGCATTCGCCACAGCGGGAGATTCGACAGGCGGAAAAGAAACAACCCTTATGTCCATCTTCCAGGCAATGTTGATATACGGGATGATTATCGCGGGTGACCCTCTGGATGCCACGGGCCATTATGGGGTGGCTTGTACCGGCGCACCGGATACCAGGACTTCGGAAAATGCCGCCAAACTCGGTAAACGTGTCGCCCTGCTCGTAAAAAAGATAAAATCTTAG
- a CDS encoding zinc-dependent metalloprotease has translation MKKIFFLLLSIAALFAYLGCNSTDAGTENPAQKEESKDKEKPFAEVIKDYTPITGCFNIYYKADEGKAFLEIKPEQFDNIYLCSIVRESGDGGFFDSASMEDSFPFIFRKVNKTIQFIHKNVYYTADKSSPFYKAIERGVSDSLMGSAKIESAPHPETKGILIDLGNLFLQDFPLVSFILSEYAKQDYSFDRENSYFASLKSFSRNTEISVIMTFRSGRPKWENSALPDARGMTLRYHYSLSALPETGYTPRLADDRIGHFITMFQDYTTVLKDTPYIRYVERWRLEKAAPDAELSSPKQPIVFWMEKTIPTEFREAVKKGILLWNNAFEKIGIKDAIEVRQQPDDADWDPADIRYNTICWILKPRNGYAVGPSQANPLTGEIYAADIRISADIVRSTFLQMEELIEPVQNKSKHNRHHQCDYGNGLNFQAAFGLALLNSRGSVSPDDPEIKKFINDYITDLVVHEVGHTLGLRHNFKASSIRKIKELHDACITEKYGYSGSVMDYMPINIAPKGINQGAYWQTELGYYDYWAIEYAYKPLDAKTLDEEKKELDKIASRLGENDLSYGTDEDSFGFSPEGVDPLCNQWDLSDDPITFFRLRIELVKELWKNIAEGKFAEPGMRYTKMRNAFAAGFGAYSVAGLCASKFIGGLYFRRDHAGDPDNRLPFEPVSAEEQRAAIAFLREYIFAPDAFSFPAELLNKLSPERFPQFEHSNQKIDFPIHASVLNVQKPVLERIYHPMVLQRIIDTQLKYKENQDVFTLAELFARMRDAIWSELLVKSNLPAEASAQAGINSFRRALQKEHLEKLIQLAVKPPESIPSDATALARADLVALDSEMAKLLNDTIDITTKAHLEECRALIAGALKAGYQR, from the coding sequence ATGAAAAAGATATTTTTCCTCCTGCTGTCAATCGCGGCTTTATTCGCCTATCTAGGATGCAACTCTACCGATGCGGGAACCGAAAATCCTGCCCAAAAAGAAGAATCCAAAGACAAGGAAAAACCGTTTGCCGAAGTTATCAAGGACTATACCCCCATTACAGGCTGTTTCAATATCTATTACAAAGCAGATGAAGGCAAGGCGTTCCTGGAAATAAAACCGGAACAATTTGATAATATTTACCTGTGTTCCATCGTCCGCGAATCCGGCGACGGCGGATTCTTCGATTCCGCCTCCATGGAAGACAGTTTCCCGTTTATCTTCAGGAAAGTAAATAAAACCATCCAATTCATCCATAAGAACGTTTATTACACGGCGGATAAATCGTCGCCGTTTTATAAAGCCATCGAGCGCGGGGTAAGCGATTCCTTGATGGGCTCGGCTAAAATAGAATCCGCGCCCCACCCGGAAACAAAAGGAATCCTAATCGACCTGGGCAATCTTTTCCTGCAGGATTTCCCCCTTGTCTCATTTATTTTAAGCGAGTATGCCAAGCAAGATTATTCGTTCGACCGCGAGAACAGTTATTTCGCATCGCTTAAATCATTCTCGCGGAACACGGAAATCTCCGTTATCATGACCTTCCGGAGCGGACGGCCCAAATGGGAAAATTCGGCTCTACCCGATGCGCGCGGTATGACCCTGCGTTACCATTACAGCCTGAGCGCACTGCCGGAAACCGGTTATACACCGCGCCTGGCAGATGACCGGATCGGGCATTTCATCACGATGTTCCAGGATTACACCACGGTCCTTAAAGATACACCTTATATCCGCTACGTTGAAAGATGGCGACTGGAAAAAGCCGCTCCCGACGCCGAGCTTTCTTCGCCCAAACAGCCGATAGTTTTCTGGATGGAAAAAACTATCCCTACCGAATTCCGCGAAGCAGTCAAAAAGGGTATTTTGCTGTGGAATAATGCTTTCGAGAAAATCGGAATCAAGGATGCGATAGAAGTACGCCAGCAACCGGATGACGCGGACTGGGATCCGGCCGATATTCGTTATAATACTATCTGCTGGATACTTAAACCAAGAAACGGTTATGCCGTCGGTCCGAGTCAGGCTAATCCGCTTACCGGCGAAATTTACGCGGCCGATATCAGGATTAGCGCAGATATCGTGCGCTCCACTTTCCTACAAATGGAAGAACTCATTGAGCCGGTGCAAAATAAATCCAAGCATAACCGGCATCATCAATGCGATTATGGAAACGGGTTGAATTTCCAGGCGGCTTTCGGATTAGCACTCCTTAATTCACGTGGCTCTGTCTCGCCGGATGACCCTGAAATAAAAAAATTCATAAATGATTATATTACGGACCTGGTAGTCCACGAAGTCGGCCATACTCTCGGTTTAAGGCACAATTTCAAGGCAAGTTCAATAAGAAAAATCAAAGAACTACATGACGCCTGTATTACCGAAAAATACGGCTACAGCGGCTCTGTAATGGATTACATGCCGATAAATATCGCCCCCAAAGGAATTAACCAGGGTGCTTACTGGCAAACCGAATTAGGTTATTATGATTACTGGGCAATTGAATACGCCTACAAACCACTTGATGCCAAAACTCTGGATGAGGAAAAAAAAGAACTGGATAAAATCGCCTCGCGCCTGGGGGAAAACGACCTGTCTTACGGCACGGATGAAGACTCCTTCGGATTCAGCCCGGAAGGCGTTGACCCGCTGTGCAACCAGTGGGATTTAAGCGACGACCCGATTACCTTTTTCCGGCTCAGGATAGAACTGGTCAAAGAATTATGGAAGAATATCGCCGAAGGTAAATTCGCCGAGCCGGGCATGCGTTATACGAAAATGAGGAACGCCTTTGCCGCCGGCTTCGGCGCTTATTCCGTTGCCGGATTATGCGCCTCCAAGTTTATCGGGGGGCTTTATTTCCGGCGCGACCATGCAGGCGACCCGGATAACCGCCTGCCTTTTGAACCGGTCTCCGCAGAAGAACAAAGAGCCGCCATCGCCTTCCTGCGGGAATATATCTTCGCCCCGGACGCTTTTTCCTTCCCGGCCGAATTATTAAACAAACTCTCGCCGGAAAGGTTTCCCCAGTTTGAACATTCCAACCAAAAAATCGATTTTCCCATACATGCCTCCGTCCTGAATGTCCAGAAACCGGTGCTCGAACGGATTTACCACCCCATGGTCTTGCAACGGATAATCGATACCCAGTTGAAATATAAGGAAAACCAGGATGTATTTACACTGGCTGAATTATTTGCCAGGATGAGGGACGCCATCTGGTCTGAATTGCTGGTAAAATCCAACCTGCCTGCCGAAGCCTCGGCACAGGCAGGTATCAATTCATTCCGCCGCGCCCTGCAAAAAGAACACCTTGAAAAACTAATACAGCTGGCCGTCAAGCCTCCTGAAAGTATCCCCTCTGATGCCACGGCGCTTGCCCGCGCCGACCTGGTGGCGCTGGATTCGGAAATGGCCAAGCTCCTAAATGACACAATAGATATTACCACCAAGGCGCACTTGGAAGAATGCCGTGCGCTCATCGCCGGCGCTTTGAAAGCCGGCTACCAGAGATAA